The DNA window CAACGTATTGAAAGGAGGTGATCCAGTGTCTCATTGTCATAATCCGCAGGTGCTGGGCACCTCGGCTGAGAACGTCGCCTTCAGGGGGCGTTCTAGCTGAGGGTTTTGCCCCCGCTTTGCGGATGGCAATGGAAGGGCTGCCCGGGCGGGCGGCCCTTCTTGCGTTTTGGGCTCGCACCCGACGTCATCCGCAAGCAGCCATAAGCCGTAGAAGCCTTCGCAGGCCCGCCGCTCCAGAAGCGCCCCGGGCCGGATCGGCGATGGACCGGAGGGGCGCATGCGATCGGCGGAATGGTTGAGGGACAGCGTCACACCCGCCGATCCGCTGCAGCGGGCAAGCCATCGCCTGTCGCTCGCCATTGCCGCCAACAAGCCGTTCTATCCGTTTTATTTCGTCTTCATGGTCGGCGACGACGCATGGGCGTCGCTTTGGACCATGCTGTCGATGCCCATTTTTCTGACAATTCCACTCCTCGGCCGCCGATGGCCGACCTTGGCGCGCGTGCTGGTGCCACTCATTGGCATGGTCGACACGATCTTCATCACCAAGCTTTTCGGCGAGGCGTCAGGCACGGAGCTTTTCCTTGCGCCCTGCGTCATGATCGCCGCCCTCTCCTTCCGCCACCGGGAACGCCATTGGGCGGTGGGTCTGGCCGGCTTCGCCTTCGTCGCCTTCGCAGTTCTCCACGGCCGCTTCGGCGAGCCGCTTGCCGAACTCGATCCGCAGGCGTTGCATCGCCTCTTTGAGCTCAACGCCTACAGCGTCGCGTCCCTCCTCTTCCTGGTGACATGGCTTTTCGCCGGCCAGGCCGAAGCGTCGGGCACTGCCCGCAGGACGTGAAAAATTCCGCAGCCCCCTGCTGAGCAAGACCTTTTGCATGCGCCCGCCTATCGTTAAGCTCGGACCACCTGCCCGACCCATCCGAGGTATCTCATGGAACGCCTGCCCGTCATCGACCTCTCCCCGCTCGTCACCGCGGCGCCGCAGGCCCGCAACGCGGCGCTCAAGGCTGTCGCCGATGCGATCGGCGCGGCGGCGCGCGGTCCGGGCTTCTTCTACGTCACCGGCCACGGCATCCCGGATGACCTGATCGAGGCGGTCTTCGGCCGGTCAGCCGATTTCTTCGCCCTCCCCCGCGAGGACAAGGCACCGCTTTCGATCGAGAAATCGCCGCACAATCGCGGCTACGTCGGCCTGCTCGGCGAAAAGCTCGACACCGCCAAACCCGCCGACCTCAAGGAGGCCTTCAACATCGGCCTCGACCTTGCGCCCGACGATCCGCGAATCGAACGCGGCGAACCCTTCCGCGGCGTCAACGTCTGGCCGCAGGATCCGGCCTTCCGCGAGACGATGCTTGCCTATTATGAGGCCGCCTGGAATGTCGGGCGCCTGCTGCACCGGGCGATCGCCATCGATCTCGGCATGCCGGAGGACTTCTTCGAGGACAAGCTCGACCAGCCGATGGCCGTCCTGCGCCTGCTTCATTATCCGCCCCATCCCGCGGGCGCGGAGGAAGGCCAGCTTGGCGCCGGCGAGCACACCGACTACGGCAACATCACCCTGCTGATGACCGACGATGTCGGCGGGCTGGAAGTGCGCCGGCGCGATGGCACCTGGCTGAAGGCCCCGCCCATGCCCGGCAACTTCGTCTGCAACATCGGCGACTGCCTGATGCGCTGGACCAACGACGTCTATGTCTCGACGCCCCACCGCGTTCTCAACAGTGGCGGTCGCGAGCGCTACTCGGTCGCCTTCTTCCTCGACCCCAACCCGGACGCGGACGTGGCCTGCCTGCCGACCTGTCTCGAAGCCGGATCGACTGCAAAATACCCACCTGTCACGGGTGCCGACTATCTCAAGCAACGCCTTGATGCGACATACGATTTCCGCAAGAAAGTGACGACCTGATTGTCCGTGGCGGCATCGCATGCCGCCACGATATGCAGCCCTGACGGCCATATTGCTTAAATTTCGACCAGATGGAGCGCAGTTGTATGCAATTGCGCGATTGAATGACGCGGAGCACGCCGCATTTGGGCTTTTCTCTCGCGGGTCCAGCGTCCGCACTTTTCCTTAATTCATTGATTTCACTTT is part of the Hartmannibacter diazotrophicus genome and encodes:
- a CDS encoding isopenicillin N synthase family dioxygenase, translated to MERLPVIDLSPLVTAAPQARNAALKAVADAIGAAARGPGFFYVTGHGIPDDLIEAVFGRSADFFALPREDKAPLSIEKSPHNRGYVGLLGEKLDTAKPADLKEAFNIGLDLAPDDPRIERGEPFRGVNVWPQDPAFRETMLAYYEAAWNVGRLLHRAIAIDLGMPEDFFEDKLDQPMAVLRLLHYPPHPAGAEEGQLGAGEHTDYGNITLLMTDDVGGLEVRRRDGTWLKAPPMPGNFVCNIGDCLMRWTNDVYVSTPHRVLNSGGRERYSVAFFLDPNPDADVACLPTCLEAGSTAKYPPVTGADYLKQRLDATYDFRKKVTT